The nucleotide sequence AGATGCATGAGAACTGGTGCTCAGTGGTGTTTGATGGCAACTTTAACTATTAGAGAGTGTTTCAATTCATACATGCAAGTTTGGGTGActatatgtttaaaatatctagaggcccccgggtggctcagagggttaaagctctgcctttggctcaggtcatgatctcagggtcctgggatagagccctgcatcgggctctctgctcagcagggagcctgcttcccttcctctctctctgcctgcctctctgactacttgtgatctctgtctgtcgaataaataaacaaaatcttaaaaaaaaaatcttgtgtgCAGATTTTCAAGGAGCAGAAAATGTATATACGATGAAAGTGGCTTGtggaataaatacaaaaacattaattccaagggatatatgcacccctgtttagagcattatttacaacagccaaattatggaaacagcccacgtgtccatcagttgatgaacatcagatgaatcgataaagatgtggtatatatagacaatggaacattatttggtcataaaaaagaatgaaatcttgccatatccaacaacatggatggagctagagataCTCTGCTAAGTCAGTCagctggagaaagacaaatactgtaggatTTCACTCGTATGctggaaagaaaaaacacaaatgagcaaagcggaaagaaaaaaaagagagacaaagcaattaactcttaattatggagaactggttatcagaggggatgtgtggggggaggggggaaatagGTTAagggaattaaggagtgcacctgtCAGATGAGCGAGCACCAGgtcattaaaataaaagctttttttttttttttttaagtgctttgtGAACTGTAGTATCCTACCTATGTCAGGGAATTGTTTGGGAAGTCTTTTAGAGCTGCAATGCAGGCTCTGGATTTAGGCAGAAATAGGTTCCATTCCTGACCCTGCCATTTACTTGCCAAGTAATCTCGGGTGAGTCACTTTCTGTCAGCCTACTTCTCCACCTGTCATATGTGGGTGATTCTTACTTCCCAGAGTTATGTGAGAATTCAACATGATGAGTATAAATCTCCTAGCACATCCTTTCCTGGGTGGGTGGCAGGATCCCATGTGATAGGTCAGGCTATGGGTGGTGTCCGAATCATATTCTGGCCATTAGCTCCAAGGAAGAACGCCCCTCCCTCTGGGAAAGCAGGACCAGGTCGGCAAGAGATGTGGAGAGGGGTCTTCTGTGTTTGTTGGAGGAAGTCTGGGTGAACATTAAACCGCCATGCAAAGAACACCAAAATCCGCCACATGGAGCCAGGCCTAAACCAGGAGGGCAGGAAGCTGGGAGGACCCCCGTCAAGCTGTCCCAGCCTTGGGAACTAAACTGTTGCCACTAAAGACAAGGACTCCCATGATGGGTTTATCCCAGCCCTCACCCCTTACTCCCGGACACTATCCTTTTTCCTAAGCACAGGGAAGTGCCAATCAAGAATCTGAAGGAGATAAAGTTCTCTGACTTGGCActgacttcccacagagcaaaaAGTCCCAGGCCACATCAAGAGGCCATCCTAGCCCCCACTTCCAGGGACTCACTTGGGCCCGAGGCAGCCCCTAAGGGGCTCCTCCTTCCGAAGCCACTAGGtgcaagcaggggagagagagcatcagcTCGGAATCAAGGGAGGCCCAAGTGTGAACTCAGGCTCCACCAAACCCCCACTGTGTGACTCCTCTGAGGGCTGCCGTGCCAGGACACCGAgaaaaagacttcaatgtgaccTGCAGAAGCCACAGCAGATGTGGCTGCTCAGTGTTCCTTCCTTCCCGCCTCTTCCTCCTCAGAGGCCCCACAGACTCTGCCTGTTTTCCTCTGCTTTTCAGAGCAGCCACCCATTCTCTGGGCACCCAGCCCCCTTCCAGAGAGGCTGCAGCGCGACCAGCTCCCCAGCTCCCACTTCATTGATGCCCCCAATAAGTACACAGGGCCTTTTCATTGAAGGGTTTTACTGCTAATCACTCTGGGAACAGATGTTGGTTAGGGTGGTGGAACAAGTCACAGACGTGGGGGACTGGGAAGGTCCCTGGATCGTGGCTCCCTGAGGGCTTCCTCTTCATTCCTAAGGCAGGACCAGACCTCTTCTCCAGGCCAAGGAAGCCCCTTCCATCCGGAAGGCCGCTCCTCCCAGCGCAGGCGAGGCACAGCAGACGGGCACTGACAGCCACCACAGCAGGCCCTGTGTGGTTCCTATACGATCTGGAGGACCTTCAGGCGGTGATGCCCACCTCACATGTACGTGCTCAAAGGCCAGGGGATGGTTGCCCTAATGACAAGAGCCTGTGCTAAGCCTACCCTACTTCTCTTTCATCCCAAGGAGATGAAGCCAAGACCGGATCCTCCAAACTTTCCAAGGCAAGAAACTGGCCTGGAAAGAGGCAAAGCTTCTTCTTACTCAAGAGTCCCTTCTCAGATCCTCCCACGGATCTGGCTTCAGAGGCAACAGGAAACCATTCTCCAAAGTGGGATGAGGGTCTTGAGGTTGAGGGGGCAGCCGCAGATCCTGGAGATCTTCCTACACTAGGCTGGCGTCTCTCCGCCTATCTCCCTCTTTGCCCTTCAGCTGGCGTCTCTGGCGGCCTGCTCGCCTGTGTGCGTTTTCTGGTGGCGGATAAGATTCGAGCTCCGGGAGAAGTGTTTCCCGCACAGCGTGCACCAGTAGGGTTTTTCCCCTCTGTGGGTCCTCTGGTGGGCCCCAAAGTTGGAGATGTCGCTGAAGGTCCGCCCGCACTCGGCACACTCGTAGGGCCGCTCGCCGGTGTGCGTGCGGTGGTGCACGCCGAAGCTGGAGCTGTTGCTGAAGCTCTTGCCACACTCGCAGCAGATGTAGGGCGCGGGCTCCAGGTGGGTCCGGTGGTGCACGGCCAGCGTGGCGCTCTGGCTGAAGCTCTTGCCGCAGGTGTCGCAGCGGTACGGCCGCTTGCCCAGGTGGTCCTGCTGGTGTGTGGTGAGGTCCGAGCGCCGCCGGAAGCTCTCCTGACACTTGGGACATTTGTAGTGCTTCTCTTCCAGATGGATCCGCTCATGGCGAATGCGGTTGGAGCTCCTCGAGAAGCTCTTGCCGCATTCGGAGCACTTGTAAGGCTTCTCGCCCGTGTGGATGCGCTGGTGCGTTCTCAGGTTGGAGGTGTTAttgaaggttttcccacactgggcgCATGTGAAGGGCTTCTCATCGGTCTCGGGCCTCGGGTGAGCCGTGGGGCCCCCAGGCTCTCCGGCGGGAACAGTGACTTTCTGCCATGGCTTTTTGGGATGGACCTCTGGCAGACACTCTGAAGGGCTCTCCTGCCTGCGCTCTTTCTCCCCATCTGGGATCTGAAAACCCTCCGAGTCATCCACTCTCCAGGGCTCACCCCAGTCCTCTTCCTCAGGCAGGTGCTGTTCTGGATTCTGCTCCTTCTCACTGCCCATTTCTGAACCCTGAGAATGAACACAAACGGCCAACACCTTTATTCCCGGGCTCAGGCTCAACTGCAGGGAACCTTTGTTCTGGCTGAAGGGGTGTACCCTTCCCCGTGGAACTGTCCATCAGAAATAACCTCAATTCTCGGGAATACTTGGAGAGCATGCCTTTCCTTAATAACTCTCAAGTGACAAACTTCCGCAGATACGACAGCCACCCATCAGAGTAAAATGAAGGCACCACTTTTGTCCACTCCCCACAGATACTTGTCAGTGGGAATAATGTCACTTTTCCTAAGACCACGAAACCATGACAGTCTAGACTCTAATTCCCATGTGGGTAAAGGAGCTTCCAGCTGCAGACAATTCCTTTTCTCTGCCTAACTCTAAGCTAACTGAAACTCCTTttatgtttaattaaaacaaaaaccaaccaaacaaaaaaaacttccttAAAAGTATCCATTTGCCTGCTTTCAAAATGAACAGAACCTCTTATTCCTGAGGCTCTCCCAGCTGTTCAGAGGCCCAGCCATGAATTCTCTTACCTGTTCCtccacccttcccctccctggacCGCAGCCTAGCTAGCAACTAAAGGTTAACATCGGAGCCCTCCAAGACCGATTGCAGGGCCCAGGCTATGTCTGCTCTGATTGGTCAGTGCCCACTTCTGCTCTCCAACACCATACACAGCCATATACacactgcatctctctctctctctctctcacacacacacacaccccaaacacaCGGCCATCCTCACGTACCAGCCACACTCAACCACAGTTCTCACACCGTACACACAAACCACAGTCACACATACACagttacacacagacacatacacacacacaacatacactCATACATACCTGTAGCCACATATGGCCACACACATCACATACACAGCCCTTCTAAATATATAGCCACGCACGTGCCTACCCAATCACAAGTACAGCTATATTCGTGCCCCACACAAAaccacgcac is from Meles meles chromosome 1, mMelMel3.1 paternal haplotype, whole genome shotgun sequence and encodes:
- the ZNF691 gene encoding zinc finger protein 691; this translates as MGSEKEQNPEQHLPEEEDWGEPWRVDDSEGFQIPDGEKERRQESPSECLPEVHPKKPWQKVTVPAGEPGGPTAHPRPETDEKPFTCAQCGKTFNNTSNLRTHQRIHTGEKPYKCSECGKSFSRSSNRIRHERIHLEEKHYKCPKCQESFRRRSDLTTHQQDHLGKRPYRCDTCGKSFSQSATLAVHHRTHLEPAPYICCECGKSFSNSSSFGVHHRTHTGERPYECAECGRTFSDISNFGAHQRTHRGEKPYWCTLCGKHFSRSSNLIRHQKTHTGEQAARDAS